One Salvelinus fontinalis isolate EN_2023a unplaced genomic scaffold, ASM2944872v1 scaffold_0167, whole genome shotgun sequence genomic window carries:
- the LOC129844032 gene encoding uncharacterized protein LOC129844032, with product MVSCLQGDPGKKGEPGTGKKGELGAPGPPGTHVLVTQQEGATLEEMRQAFPLPMGPPGAKGPPGMKGDAGLPGKAADMKNIEVMFEDYGIRLPLLKALIDRLLQGGMEELLQELTTSRRINEKENHGSNIITDYTRTVKYEISKEPLTEMDTIEEEVDSDLDRQLPEPNSDALNETAEGPTFWSLTPLNGLNGVQDVGRIESTSKGIEGTLTVDEDFSEAPSPKLTLSNSTFNSTMSEERVSEVPGAIVETVLLSEEDSLKKKKSRERKGKGQKGRHKRQRQRLTSTEEEEEAEEEELYDGEEYSYEYEDSTDDPLLSMEKQGEFKITTESTLHGMSKESGLTTLDSYPSQSPGGSQKQGEFITPILPSTTEQTEKDSTDDPLLSMEKQGEFEITTESTLHGMSKESGLTTLGPYPSQSPGGSEKQGEFITPILPSTTEQTEKDLS from the exons GGTGCCACCCTTGAAGAGATGAGACAGGCATTCCCTTTGCCAATGGGACCTCCTGGGGCTAAA gGTCCACCAGGGATGAAG GGTGACGCTGGTCTTCCAGGGAAAGCAGCTGACATGAAG AACATTGAAGTCATGTTTGAAGACTATGGCATAAGG CTGCCCTTGTTGAAGGCACTGATTGACAGGCTGCTGCAGGGCGGCATGGAGGAGCTTCTGCAGGAGCTAACCACCTCTAGGAGAATCAATGAGAAGGAGAACCACGGCTCCAACATTATCACTGACTACACA AGAACTGTAAAGTATGAGATCTCCAAGGAGCCTCTGACAGAGATGGACACCATAGAGGAGGAAGTTGACTCTGACCTAGACAGACAGCTACCAGAACCTAACTCT GATGCTTTGAATGAAACGGCGGAGGGCCCCACATTCTGGAGCCTCACCCCTCTTAATGGTCTTAATGGGGTCCAAGACGTGGGGAGGATAGAGAGCACCTCTAAGGGGATAGAGGGGACACTGACAGTGGACGAGGACTTCAGTGAAGCTCCATCGCCCAAGTTGACTTTATCAAACTCAACATTTAACAGCACTATGTCTGAAGAG aGGGTCTCTGAGGTACCAGGGGCAATAGTAGAAACTGTTCTCCTCAGTGAGGAAGACTccttgaagaagaagaagagtcgAGAACGGAAG GGCAAGGGACAGAAAGGACGACATAAGAGGCAAAGACAGCGCCTG acgagtacggaggaggaggaggaagcggAGGAGGAGGAATTATACGATGGGGAAGAGTACAGTTATGAATATGAG GATTCCACAGATGATCCCTTACTGTCAATGGAAAAGCAAGGGGAGTTTAAAATCACAACAGAAAGCACACTACATGGAATGAGCAAAGAG AGTGGCCTGACAACTTTAGATTCATATCCATCCCAGTCACCGGGAGGCAGCCAAAAG CAGGGGGAATTCATCACACCTATCCTTCCCAGCACAACGGAACAAACAGAGAAG GATTCCACAGATGATCCCTTACTGTCAATGGAAAAGCAAGGGGAGTTTGAAATCACAACAGAAAGCACACTACATGGAATGAGCAAAGAG AGTGGCCTGACAACTTTAGGTCCATATCCATCCCAGTCACCGGGAGGCAGCGAAAAG CAGGGGGAATTCATCACACCTATCCTTCCCAGCACAACGGAACAAACAGAGAAG gaCCTTTCCTAA